Proteins found in one Geomonas subterranea genomic segment:
- a CDS encoding alpha/beta fold hydrolase has protein sequence MSYITVGKENSSSIDLYYEDLGEGQPVVLIHGWPLSGRSWERQVPSLLEAGYRVVTYDRRGFGQSGRPSSGYDYDTLAADLNALLNALDLRDAVLVGFSMGGGEVARYLGRYGSERIRKAVFMAAVTPFLLKMPDNPAGVEGEVFQGIRQGIRSDRLSFLTSFLGNFYNVYAFGGKKVSEEALRLSWNIAAQASPIATLSCVDSWLTDFREDLLSIKIPTLVIHGDDDRILPFAATGSRTHEALQGSRLIVVAGAPHGLNWTHAEEVNDGLIDFLQEAL, from the coding sequence ATGAGCTACATCACCGTGGGGAAGGAGAACTCCAGCAGTATCGATCTGTATTACGAGGATCTGGGTGAAGGACAGCCGGTGGTGCTGATCCACGGCTGGCCGCTCAGCGGGAGGTCCTGGGAGAGGCAGGTCCCATCCCTGCTGGAAGCGGGATACCGGGTGGTGACCTATGACCGGCGCGGCTTCGGCCAGTCGGGCAGGCCCTCCAGCGGCTACGACTACGACACGCTGGCCGCCGATCTCAACGCGCTCTTGAACGCGCTCGACCTGCGCGACGCGGTACTGGTGGGATTTTCAATGGGAGGTGGCGAGGTGGCGCGCTACCTGGGTCGCTACGGGTCGGAGCGGATCCGGAAGGCGGTGTTCATGGCGGCGGTGACGCCGTTTCTGCTGAAGATGCCGGATAACCCCGCGGGGGTGGAAGGGGAGGTATTCCAGGGTATCCGGCAGGGGATCAGGAGCGACCGGCTCTCCTTTTTGACCAGCTTTCTCGGCAACTTCTACAACGTGTACGCCTTCGGGGGGAAAAAGGTGAGCGAAGAGGCGCTGCGTCTTAGCTGGAACATAGCGGCGCAGGCCTCCCCCATCGCGACGCTCTCCTGCGTGGACTCCTGGCTTACCGATTTCCGGGAGGACCTGTTGAGCATCAAGATCCCGACCCTGGTCATCCATGGCGACGACGACCGGATCCTCCCCTTCGCGGCCACCGGGAGTCGCACCCATGAAGCGCTGCAGGGAAGCCGTCTCATCGTGGTCGCGGGCGCGCCGCACGGCCTGAACTGGACCCATGCCGAAGAGGTGAACGACGGTTTGATCGATTTCTTGCAGGAAGCGCTATAA